A genome region from Pseudomonas sp. S06B 330 includes the following:
- the aceA gene encoding isocitrate lyase, whose protein sequence is MALTREQQIAALEKDWAENPRWKGVTRTYTAADVVRLRGSVQPEHTLARMGAEKLWKLVTQGAHPAFRPEKDFVNCMGALTGGQAVQQVKAGIQAIYLSGWQVAADNNSAESMYPDQSLYPVDSVPTVVKRINNSFRRADQIQWKAGKNPGDDGYIDYFAPIVADAEAGFGGVLNAYELMKNMIEAGAAGVHFEDQLASVKKCGHMGGKVLVPTQEAVQKLSAARLAADVAGVPTIILARTDANAADLLTSDCDPYDQPFVIGERTQEGFYKVRAGLDQAIARGLAYAPYADLIWCETAKPDLDEARRFAEAIKKEYPDQILSYNCSPSFNWKKNLDDATIAKFQRELSAMGYKHQFITLAGIHNMWHGMFNLAHDYARNDMTAYVKLQEQEFADASKGYTFVAHQQEVGTGYFDDMTTVIQGGKSSVTALTGSTEEEQFH, encoded by the coding sequence ATGGCACTGACACGCGAACAGCAAATTGCAGCCCTCGAAAAAGACTGGGCCGAGAACCCGCGCTGGAAAGGCGTGACCCGTACCTACACCGCCGCCGATGTCGTACGTCTGCGTGGCTCGGTCCAGCCTGAGCACACCCTGGCCCGCATGGGTGCCGAGAAGCTGTGGAAGCTGGTCACCCAGGGTGCCCACCCGGCCTTCCGCCCGGAAAAAGATTTCGTCAACTGCATGGGCGCCCTGACCGGTGGCCAGGCCGTTCAACAGGTTAAAGCCGGCATTCAGGCGATCTACCTGTCCGGCTGGCAAGTGGCTGCCGACAACAACTCGGCTGAGTCCATGTACCCAGACCAATCGCTGTACCCGGTGGACTCGGTTCCAACCGTGGTCAAGCGCATCAACAACTCGTTCCGTCGCGCCGACCAGATCCAGTGGAAAGCCGGCAAGAACCCAGGTGACGACGGTTACATCGACTACTTCGCACCGATCGTGGCTGACGCTGAAGCCGGCTTCGGCGGCGTTCTCAACGCCTACGAACTGATGAAGAACATGATCGAAGCAGGCGCCGCCGGCGTTCACTTCGAAGACCAACTGGCCTCGGTGAAAAAATGCGGCCACATGGGCGGCAAGGTACTGGTACCGACCCAGGAAGCCGTTCAGAAGCTCAGCGCTGCCCGTCTGGCTGCCGACGTTGCTGGCGTACCGACCATCATCCTGGCCCGTACCGACGCCAACGCCGCTGACCTGCTGACCAGCGACTGCGACCCGTACGACCAGCCATTCGTGATTGGCGAGCGCACTCAGGAAGGTTTCTACAAGGTACGTGCTGGCCTGGACCAAGCCATTGCCCGCGGCCTGGCTTACGCGCCTTACGCCGACCTGATCTGGTGTGAAACCGCCAAACCGGACCTGGACGAAGCCCGTCGCTTCGCCGAAGCGATCAAGAAGGAATACCCGGACCAGATCCTGTCCTACAACTGCTCGCCTTCTTTCAACTGGAAGAAGAACCTGGACGACGCGACCATCGCCAAGTTCCAGCGCGAACTGTCGGCCATGGGCTACAAGCACCAGTTCATCACCCTGGCTGGCATCCACAACATGTGGCACGGCATGTTCAACCTGGCGCACGACTACGCACGCAACGACATGACCGCCTACGTGAAACTGCAGGAACAAGAGTTCGCTGACGCCTCGAAAGGCTACACCTTCGTGGCCCACCAGCAAGAAGTCGGCACCGGCTACTTCGACGACATGACCACCGTCATCCAAGGTGGCAAGTCTTCGGTTACCGCTCTGACCGGTTCGACTGAAGAAGAGCAGTTCCACTGA
- a CDS encoding secretin N-terminal domain-containing protein, producing the protein MSTPPAEIMDMPLRPLLASLLLTFSLNALAATEVLPLNHRTSAELLPTAQSFIGKNGTVSAFENKLIVNADPERIDDLRTLLQQLDTAPRRLMISVDNNDSNFQDNRGNARVIRYGTANREGGMQQVQASEGSPALIQVGQSVPITSTSTDGYGRLQSDTEYRNVTQGFYVTANVSGDNVTLSISTNNDRMSQERPDVVKVQSTDTKVSGKLGEWITLAGVNQQSQAERSASTLSYSTQRGENMTLRVKVDALD; encoded by the coding sequence ATGTCCACTCCACCCGCGGAGATCATGGACATGCCGCTACGCCCCCTACTCGCCTCCCTGCTTCTGACGTTCAGCCTGAATGCGCTGGCCGCCACTGAAGTCCTGCCACTGAACCACCGCACCAGCGCCGAATTACTCCCCACCGCACAATCTTTTATCGGCAAGAACGGCACGGTGAGCGCCTTCGAGAACAAGCTTATCGTCAATGCCGACCCTGAACGGATCGACGACCTGCGCACCCTCCTGCAACAACTGGACACCGCGCCGCGGCGCCTGATGATCAGCGTCGACAACAACGACAGCAACTTCCAGGACAACCGTGGCAACGCCCGGGTGATTCGCTACGGCACCGCCAACCGCGAAGGCGGGATGCAGCAAGTACAGGCCAGCGAAGGCAGCCCGGCGCTGATTCAGGTGGGCCAGAGCGTTCCGATCACCAGCACCAGTACTGATGGCTACGGCCGCCTGCAGAGTGATACCGAATACCGTAACGTCACCCAGGGTTTCTACGTCACGGCAAACGTCAGCGGCGACAACGTGACCCTAAGCATCAGCACCAACAATGACCGGATGAGCCAGGAACGTCCTGATGTAGTGAAGGTACAAAGCACCGACACAAAGGTCAGCGGCAAGCTCGGTGAGTGGATCACTCTGGCCGGTGTCAACCAGCAGAGCCAAGCCGAACGCAGCGCCTCAACCCTCTCCTACAGCACTCAACGCGGAGAAAACATGACTTTACGGGTGAAAGTCGACGCTTTGGACTGA
- a CDS encoding ribosomal protein uL16 3-hydroxylase yields the protein MNPDTPLQLLGGLTAREFMRDYWQKKPLLVRQAFTDFESPIDADELAGLALEEEVESRLVIEHGERPWELRRGPFEEDTFSTLPERDWTLLVQAVDQFVPEVHELLEHFRFLPSWRIDDVMISFAAPGGSVGPHFDNYDVFLLQGEGKRNWKIGQMCDSDSPLLEHADLRILAEFEQSEEWTLEPGDMLYLPPRLAHYGIAEDNCLTYSVGFRAPSAAEVLTHFTDFLSQFLPDEERYSDADAQPVSDPHQIQHDALGRLKSLLTEHMGDERLLLTWFGQFMTEPRYPEMVAGEPLDEADLIESLAQGAILIRNPSARLAWSEVDDNLLLFASGQSRLLPGDLRELLKLICAADALHIENLEEWLESDQGLTLICELVKQGSLGFANE from the coding sequence ATGAATCCTGATACTCCACTGCAGCTGCTGGGCGGCCTCACAGCCCGTGAATTCATGCGCGACTACTGGCAGAAAAAACCTCTGCTGGTACGCCAGGCCTTTACCGACTTCGAAAGCCCGATCGATGCCGACGAACTGGCCGGCCTGGCCCTGGAAGAAGAAGTCGAATCGCGCCTGGTGATCGAGCACGGCGAGCGTCCGTGGGAACTGCGCCGCGGCCCGTTCGAAGAAGACACGTTCAGCACCCTGCCTGAACGTGACTGGACCCTGCTGGTACAAGCGGTCGACCAGTTCGTGCCAGAAGTCCATGAGTTGCTGGAGCACTTTCGCTTCCTGCCAAGCTGGCGCATCGACGATGTGATGATCAGCTTTGCCGCCCCAGGTGGCAGCGTCGGTCCGCACTTCGATAACTACGACGTGTTCCTGCTGCAAGGCGAAGGCAAGCGCAACTGGAAGATCGGCCAAATGTGCGACAGCGACAGCCCGCTGCTCGAGCATGCCGACCTGCGCATCCTGGCCGAGTTCGAGCAGAGCGAGGAGTGGACCCTGGAACCGGGCGACATGCTCTACCTGCCGCCGCGCCTGGCACATTACGGCATTGCCGAAGACAACTGCCTGACCTACTCGGTGGGTTTCCGTGCGCCAAGTGCCGCCGAAGTACTGACCCACTTCACCGACTTCCTCAGCCAGTTCCTGCCGGACGAAGAGCGCTACAGCGACGCCGACGCTCAGCCGGTCAGCGATCCACACCAGATCCAGCACGACGCCCTCGGCCGCCTGAAGAGCCTGCTGACCGAGCACATGGGCGACGAGCGCCTGCTGCTGACCTGGTTCGGCCAGTTCATGACCGAGCCACGCTATCCGGAAATGGTCGCCGGCGAGCCGCTGGACGAAGCCGACCTGATCGAAAGCCTGGCCCAAGGTGCGATCCTGATTCGCAATCCAAGTGCTCGCCTGGCCTGGTCGGAAGTCGACGACAACCTGTTGCTGTTCGCCAGCGGCCAAAGCCGCTTGCTGCCAGGCGATCTGCGCGAACTGCTGAAACTGATCTGCGCCGCCGATGCGTTGCACATCGAAAACCTCGAAGAGTGGCTTGAAAGCGATCAAGGCCTTACATTGATCTGCGAACTGGTCAAACAAGGAAGCTTGGGGTTTGCCAATGAATAA
- a CDS encoding MFS transporter, with protein MHKVALLKLLFVMANGVGSFAALFMHRHFGLTDAGLATTVALMITSYLAGNLLGGQLTGRVGSRALLLVCSVGALLALLAGLVLASPIAIAMVLLFMFSAGAITPLFSVMAAQAAPPGDHVGAFAYLHLASNAGGVLLFVVGSLLLSWQSQYLLWFNAAICLVCLVASAVLTLPAPEHVPDERVTQRSARRAPIPVVVILAGAMFFVLSLLDGQREYQFPLWLAALGIGDAARLFGMAGIVNGLLVIALTRPLIVLTRRWSAMSNLALAAICYGIGFGAYAFVDTWLTILLLVGIWTLSEIIGITYMAALIARYAPKSRQGLLFSLIPVVQAGAKVLCVAMAVPMLDSLGFNATWAVFGSTGVVFGVTCLLLGRGRAGSPTDVSNSR; from the coding sequence ATGCACAAGGTGGCACTGCTCAAGTTATTGTTCGTCATGGCTAACGGCGTAGGATCGTTTGCGGCGTTGTTCATGCATCGACACTTCGGGCTGACGGATGCCGGGCTTGCGACTACTGTGGCGTTGATGATCACCAGTTACCTGGCGGGTAATTTGCTTGGCGGTCAACTGACCGGCCGGGTGGGCAGCCGGGCCCTGTTGTTGGTCTGCTCGGTGGGGGCGCTGCTGGCACTGCTGGCAGGCCTGGTGCTGGCCTCGCCGATCGCTATCGCGATGGTGTTGCTGTTTATGTTCAGTGCGGGCGCCATCACGCCGTTGTTCAGTGTCATGGCAGCCCAGGCTGCTCCGCCGGGCGACCATGTGGGTGCCTTTGCTTACCTGCACCTGGCCAGCAATGCCGGTGGTGTTCTGCTGTTCGTGGTCGGCAGCCTCCTGTTGAGCTGGCAAAGCCAGTATCTGTTGTGGTTCAACGCTGCAATTTGCCTGGTCTGCCTGGTCGCTAGTGCCGTGCTGACCCTGCCTGCGCCTGAACATGTGCCCGATGAGCGGGTAACGCAACGTAGCGCAAGGCGCGCGCCGATACCCGTGGTGGTGATCCTGGCCGGTGCGATGTTCTTCGTGCTGTCGTTGCTCGATGGGCAGCGCGAATACCAGTTCCCCCTCTGGCTGGCAGCGCTAGGTATAGGTGATGCTGCACGTTTGTTCGGGATGGCCGGTATCGTCAACGGGCTGCTGGTCATTGCCTTGACGCGACCGCTGATTGTCTTGACCCGACGCTGGTCAGCCATGAGTAATCTGGCGCTTGCGGCCATCTGCTATGGCATTGGCTTCGGCGCCTATGCCTTCGTCGATACGTGGCTGACGATACTGCTGCTGGTGGGTATCTGGACCCTGAGCGAGATCATTGGCATAACCTACATGGCTGCTCTGATTGCCCGGTATGCGCCAAAGTCGCGCCAGGGGCTGCTGTTCTCGCTGATACCCGTGGTGCAGGCAGGAGCGAAGGTGCTTTGCGTGGCGATGGCTGTACCGATGCTGGACAGCCTTGGTTTCAACGCGACCTGGGCAGTGTTTGGTAGTACAGGCGTGGTGTTTGGCGTGACCTGTCTGTTGCTGGGCCGGGGCAGAGCGGGTTCGCCGACTGACGTCAGCAACAGTCGATGA
- a CDS encoding GNAT family N-acetyltransferase — protein sequence MNKIRVRLADWHKDNADIRRIREAVFIAEQCVPPELEWDADDDSAVHFLAMEGDYAIGTARLLGDGQIGRVSVLKDWRGLKVGDALMQAVIVEAQNRDLKQQMLSAQVHATPFYERLGFKVVSEEFLEAGIPHVDMVRESRELV from the coding sequence ATGAATAAAATCCGCGTTCGCCTCGCCGACTGGCACAAAGACAACGCCGACATTCGCCGTATCCGTGAAGCCGTATTCATCGCCGAACAATGCGTGCCGCCTGAACTGGAGTGGGATGCCGACGACGATAGCGCCGTGCATTTCCTTGCCATGGAAGGTGATTACGCCATCGGTACCGCCCGCCTGCTCGGCGACGGTCAGATCGGTCGCGTCTCGGTGCTCAAGGATTGGCGCGGCCTGAAAGTCGGCGATGCACTGATGCAGGCGGTTATCGTCGAAGCGCAGAACCGCGACCTCAAGCAGCAGATGCTCAGCGCACAGGTGCATGCCACACCGTTCTATGAGCGCCTTGGCTTCAAGGTGGTCAGCGAAGAGTTCCTCGAAGCGGGGATTCCGCACGTGGACATGGTTCGCGAGTCGCGGGAACTGGTCTGA
- the purB gene encoding adenylosuccinate lyase, whose translation MQLSSLTAVSPVDGRYAGKTQALRPIFSEYGLIRFRALVEVRWLQRLAAHPQIAEVPAFSAEANALLNGLADEFALEHAERVKEIERTTNHDVKAIEYLLKEQAAKLPELAKVSEFIHFACTSEDINNLSHALMLREGRDSVLLPLMRQIAQAIRELAHRFADVPMLSRTHGQPASPTTLGKELANVVYRLERQITQVAAVPLLGKINGAVGNYNAHLSAYPQIDWEANARAFIEDELGLVFNPYTTQIEPHDYIAELFDAIARFNTILIDFDRDIWGYISLGYFKQRTIAGEIGSSTMPHKVNPIDFENSEGNLGIANALFQHLASKLPISRWQRDLTDSTVLRNLGVGFAHSVIAYEASLKGISKLEINEARIAEDLNACWEVLAEPIQTVMRRYDIENPYEKLKELTRGKGISPEALLTFIDGLDMPVEAREELKKLTPASYIGNAAAQAKRI comes from the coding sequence ATGCAGCTTTCCTCGCTCACTGCGGTTTCCCCTGTTGACGGCCGTTATGCCGGCAAAACCCAGGCCCTGCGCCCTATCTTCAGCGAATACGGTCTGATCCGTTTCCGCGCCTTGGTTGAGGTGCGCTGGTTGCAACGCCTCGCCGCCCATCCGCAAATCGCTGAAGTTCCAGCGTTTTCCGCTGAAGCCAATGCACTGCTCAACGGCCTGGCTGATGAGTTCGCCCTCGAGCACGCCGAACGCGTGAAAGAAATCGAGCGCACCACCAACCACGACGTCAAGGCCATTGAGTACCTGCTCAAAGAGCAGGCTGCCAAGCTGCCAGAACTGGCCAAGGTCAGCGAGTTCATTCATTTCGCCTGCACCAGTGAAGACATCAACAACCTGTCCCACGCCCTGATGCTGCGCGAAGGCCGTGACAGCGTGCTGCTGCCACTGATGCGCCAGATCGCTCAGGCTATCCGTGAGCTGGCCCACCGCTTCGCCGACGTACCGATGCTATCGCGCACCCACGGTCAACCGGCTTCGCCGACCACCCTGGGCAAAGAGCTGGCCAACGTCGTCTACCGCCTTGAGCGCCAGATCACTCAGGTTGCTGCCGTACCGCTGCTGGGCAAGATCAACGGCGCCGTGGGCAACTACAACGCCCACCTGTCGGCCTACCCGCAGATCGACTGGGAAGCCAACGCCCGCGCCTTCATCGAAGACGAGCTGGGCCTGGTGTTCAACCCGTACACCACCCAGATCGAGCCACACGACTACATCGCCGAGCTGTTCGATGCGATCGCTCGCTTCAACACCATCCTGATCGACTTCGACCGCGATATCTGGGGCTATATCTCCCTGGGTTACTTCAAGCAGCGCACCATCGCTGGCGAAATCGGCTCCTCGACCATGCCGCACAAGGTCAACCCGATCGACTTCGAAAACTCCGAAGGTAACCTGGGTATTGCCAACGCACTGTTCCAGCACCTGGCCAGCAAGTTGCCGATCTCGCGCTGGCAGCGCGACCTGACCGACTCTACTGTGCTGCGCAACCTGGGCGTTGGTTTTGCCCACAGCGTGATTGCCTACGAGGCCAGCCTCAAGGGCATCAGCAAGCTGGAAATCAACGAAGCCCGCATCGCCGAAGACCTGAACGCCTGCTGGGAAGTTCTGGCCGAGCCAATCCAAACGGTCATGCGTCGCTACGACATCGAGAACCCCTACGAGAAGCTCAAAGAGCTGACCCGTGGCAAAGGCATCAGCCCTGAAGCACTGCTGACCTTCATCGATGGTCTGGACATGCCAGTCGAAGCGCGCGAAGAGCTGAAGAAGCTGACCCCAGCTTCCTACATCGGTAACGCCGCGGCGCAAGCCAAACGCATCTGA
- a CDS encoding NAD(P)-dependent oxidoreductase, with protein sequence MNILMIDSLRVNYVEHGEFDGQRDDGTEIKVTCTPTFRQLAWADGIVAFHSVVVDEALLARASRCRALVKATTGVDDVDMAALQKRAVRFANIGQVGVDEVAEHSFALVLLAQRRLLDYFRHTRQGGWRWRDHGGEVGEGGVKPCRETVLGLLGYGAIGQTVARRAAAFGYRVKFHDPALTRCPDEAAQACSFETLLAQADILSLHLPLSPATRHLLNDRSFARIKPGAALINTSRGALIDNDSLLRALDSGRVGQALLDVVEHEPDVPRALREHERVAMTPHAAFYSHRSLSTLKAKALQTLLAMLEEDAAIGADQCRLQGREGKVHV encoded by the coding sequence GTGAATATTCTGATGATTGATTCGCTGCGGGTGAACTATGTCGAGCATGGCGAGTTTGATGGCCAGCGTGATGACGGGACTGAGATCAAGGTGACCTGCACCCCGACGTTCAGGCAACTGGCATGGGCCGACGGTATCGTTGCCTTTCATTCTGTGGTGGTTGACGAAGCGCTGCTGGCCCGGGCATCGCGGTGTCGAGCGCTGGTAAAGGCGACCACGGGTGTGGATGACGTTGATATGGCGGCCCTGCAAAAACGGGCTGTGCGCTTTGCCAACATAGGCCAGGTGGGGGTGGATGAAGTTGCCGAGCATAGCTTCGCCCTGGTGCTGCTCGCCCAGCGCAGGCTGCTCGATTATTTCAGGCACACCCGCCAGGGTGGGTGGCGCTGGCGCGACCACGGTGGCGAGGTAGGCGAAGGTGGGGTGAAACCCTGCCGCGAGACGGTGCTCGGGCTGCTGGGGTATGGGGCCATCGGTCAGACTGTGGCCCGGCGCGCAGCCGCGTTCGGTTATAGAGTGAAGTTTCACGATCCAGCGCTGACACGCTGTCCGGACGAAGCAGCGCAGGCCTGTTCGTTCGAGACTTTGCTGGCACAGGCCGATATTTTGTCATTGCATTTGCCGCTGTCGCCGGCTACCCGTCACTTGCTCAACGATCGCAGTTTCGCCCGGATCAAGCCTGGCGCTGCGTTGATCAACACGTCTCGCGGTGCGCTCATCGATAACGACAGCCTGTTGCGGGCACTGGACAGCGGGCGTGTAGGGCAGGCCCTGCTCGATGTCGTCGAGCACGAGCCGGATGTACCGCGCGCACTTCGCGAACATGAACGCGTGGCAATGACACCTCACGCGGCGTTTTACAGCCATCGGTCATTATCGACACTGAAGGCAAAGGCGCTGCAGACCCTGCTGGCGATGTTGGAAGAAGATGCGGCAATCGGGGCCGATCAGTGCAGGCTGCAAGGCAGGGAGGGCAAGGTCCATGTTTGA
- a CDS encoding pyridoxal phosphate-dependent aminotransferase: MKLHPHTLAAGQWRAPERDFSSVLLDLNENQFLESFLDTFLTGALSPRDLYTYPNYRLLLDALADYCQVPRQHLLLTNGADQAIDLVVRLVFAPGARVVIPSPVFSFYYQMLDVNGVTSVVVPYERHGQSFRLPCDAVLDALPGSDGLILCNPNNPLGVQIEPGDLHRLINHCVGLNKPVIVDECYYEYLRHSCLPAFSGLEQVFVIRSFSKYFGLAGLRLGYVVAGAHAVRQLLKVRGPWDINHAAVKAALHCLSNLPALASAHGRQDHVRTQLIECCQGLGVGVIDTHANFVLLDDCNEQRLTKALHRAGIRFADCSGYPHAGALLANVLRVAIPGSADLHTLIQALHEA; this comes from the coding sequence GTGAAACTGCATCCGCACACCTTGGCGGCCGGGCAATGGAGAGCACCGGAGCGTGATTTCTCTTCGGTATTGCTTGATCTCAATGAGAACCAGTTTCTCGAATCCTTCCTGGATACATTCCTTACCGGTGCATTGAGCCCGAGGGACTTGTACACCTACCCCAACTACAGGCTATTGCTTGATGCGCTCGCTGATTATTGCCAGGTCCCCAGGCAGCATCTGCTCCTGACCAATGGTGCCGACCAGGCCATCGATCTGGTGGTGCGGCTGGTCTTCGCGCCAGGCGCGCGGGTGGTCATTCCGTCGCCGGTGTTTTCGTTCTACTACCAGATGCTCGACGTCAACGGGGTGACGTCGGTCGTCGTGCCCTATGAGCGCCACGGACAGTCATTCCGCTTGCCATGCGATGCGGTGCTCGATGCCTTGCCCGGTAGCGATGGGCTGATCCTGTGCAATCCGAATAATCCGTTGGGGGTGCAGATTGAACCTGGCGATCTTCATCGGTTGATCAATCACTGTGTAGGGCTGAACAAGCCGGTGATCGTGGATGAATGTTATTACGAGTATCTGCGCCACTCCTGCCTTCCGGCTTTCAGCGGCCTTGAGCAGGTGTTCGTGATCCGCTCTTTTTCCAAGTACTTTGGCCTGGCAGGCTTGAGGTTGGGTTATGTCGTTGCCGGTGCCCATGCCGTCAGGCAATTACTCAAGGTGCGTGGCCCTTGGGATATCAACCATGCCGCAGTGAAGGCGGCCCTGCACTGCCTGTCCAACCTGCCGGCTTTGGCGTCGGCACATGGTCGCCAGGATCACGTACGGACGCAGCTCATCGAGTGCTGTCAGGGCCTGGGGGTCGGTGTCATCGATACCCACGCGAACTTCGTGCTACTCGATGATTGCAATGAGCAGCGTCTGACCAAGGCCCTGCACAGGGCTGGAATCCGCTTCGCCGATTGTTCGGGGTATCCCCATGCCGGTGCTCTGCTCGCTAATGTCCTGCGTGTGGCGATACCGGGGAGCGCCGACCTGCATACGCTCATCCAGGCTCTACATGAGGCTTGA
- a CDS encoding class II aldolase/adducin family protein, producing the protein MFESTIKAWPAQRCEIPEWFDRATAQGILLYGQRLAARRLLMNTLGNIAVRRHCPHWRCDVVYTKHLGLSLEECELEHIVVLDLLSNELLHGTTRPSLGHRMHREILCRRPDINATVHLHPNDVIAFFSVLRWRAMKYVSTDTALVMGKPPCILGEGVNIELDIQAIARCVSDTNCIVMPGHGITTLGRNLSEAFHRALAFTAEVGRLIVSQQLAAASGFPVVYVDEADVQQMYRQGEEIIYGGAGR; encoded by the coding sequence ATGTTTGAATCGACCATCAAGGCTTGGCCTGCGCAGCGGTGTGAGATTCCCGAGTGGTTCGACCGCGCGACGGCTCAAGGCATTCTGCTCTACGGGCAACGCCTGGCTGCCAGGCGTCTGCTGATGAATACCTTGGGCAATATCGCCGTGCGCCGCCATTGCCCGCACTGGCGGTGCGATGTCGTCTATACCAAGCACCTTGGCCTGTCGCTCGAAGAGTGCGAATTGGAACACATCGTCGTGCTGGACCTGCTTTCGAATGAGTTGTTGCATGGCACTACAAGGCCGAGCCTGGGGCATCGGATGCACCGGGAGATCCTCTGCCGCCGCCCTGACATCAATGCCACCGTGCACTTGCATCCCAATGACGTCATCGCGTTCTTTTCGGTCTTGCGCTGGCGGGCGATGAAGTACGTTTCCACCGACACGGCCCTGGTGATGGGCAAGCCGCCCTGCATTTTGGGCGAAGGTGTGAACATCGAACTGGATATCCAGGCCATTGCCCGATGTGTGTCCGATACCAATTGCATCGTCATGCCCGGCCACGGTATCACCACCTTGGGGCGCAACCTCTCGGAGGCGTTTCATCGTGCCCTGGCCTTCACCGCAGAGGTCGGGCGCTTGATCGTCAGTCAACAGCTGGCTGCTGCCAGTGGCTTCCCGGTGGTTTACGTCGACGAGGCTGATGTACAGCAGATGTACCGGCAGGGCGAGGAAATCATCTATGGAGGGGCAGGCCGGTGA
- a CDS encoding type IV toxin-antitoxin system AbiEi family antitoxin domain-containing protein has protein sequence MSTQQYSLIRKLYISQPREMLLDLSALQRIGISSQRAASYAKNGWLNRIAHGLYAFPETEPSLCAGFSYLTRQIAGLHIGGDSVLGTVCEDDVAPLVLWGDSRASLPRWFVERYPVRYVHARLFDWSGAPTLGTATLERQAGLLRSTRERALLEMLYEVSCSHDLLKARDRFCAVGDVCSLTSGRLLQHCTSVKAVRLFLRLARQAQSLDVDELLGRWRVHTGSERRWIARLKDGTTLCLGPRG, from the coding sequence ATGTCAACACAACAATATTCATTGATCAGAAAGCTCTATATCTCCCAGCCCAGAGAGATGCTGCTCGATCTCAGCGCGTTGCAGCGCATCGGTATCTCGAGTCAGCGGGCTGCGAGCTACGCAAAGAATGGCTGGCTGAACCGTATCGCCCACGGGCTGTATGCCTTTCCAGAGACCGAACCGAGCCTGTGCGCTGGTTTCTCCTACCTGACACGGCAGATTGCTGGCTTGCATATCGGGGGTGACAGTGTGCTGGGGACCGTCTGTGAAGATGATGTCGCACCGCTGGTGTTGTGGGGTGATAGTCGCGCCTCATTGCCCCGCTGGTTTGTCGAACGTTATCCGGTGCGTTACGTGCATGCCCGATTGTTCGACTGGAGCGGCGCACCGACGCTAGGTACAGCGACGCTTGAACGGCAGGCAGGTTTGCTCAGGTCAACGCGCGAGCGTGCGTTGCTGGAGATGCTTTACGAGGTGAGTTGTAGTCATGATCTACTCAAGGCCAGGGATCGGTTCTGCGCTGTCGGTGACGTCTGCTCCCTGACCAGCGGGCGATTGCTCCAGCACTGTACCAGTGTGAAGGCTGTTCGCCTGTTCCTGCGTCTGGCGCGCCAGGCGCAGTCGCTGGACGTCGATGAGTTGCTTGGGCGCTGGCGGGTGCACACCGGTAGCGAGCGGCGCTGGATTGCACGGCTCAAGGATGGCACGACCCTGTGCCTCGGCCCTCGTGGATAG